In Sideroxyarcus emersonii, one DNA window encodes the following:
- a CDS encoding TolC family outer membrane protein, with the protein MSIEFRMVLLRRVVWLALLFGVGAPVQAADLLEIYHLAQGNDPTFEAARHGYEAAQEKSPQARAGNLPTVNLTGGRNYTDAQASFNGSTPSRQGIYAWTWTLQLTQPIMRPQNILAYYESEAQVDAAQAEFSQAEQDMILRVAQAYFDALVAQETVATAEAQLQAMQEQEVVAARGFELGTASITDSHEAKSKAEQARAQFIAARNDLEAKLTEIEKLTGKPIDVLAGLKPAVVIPQPEPSDIGAWVEQAKDNNPTVRAQFASLRAAGYAVTKAKAENFWTLDFVGSYGANYSSGSVAMPLGYESRVKSGVAGIQLSVPIFAGGLNSSHTREAIANQSKLSAQLEEARRKAGADAKQAYAGIINGVSQAEALQSAVASGESSVKGNQAGYKLGLRINSDVLNAQQQLFASKRDLAKARSDTLLAGLKLKAAAGVLSEADVQVVNMLLNQ; encoded by the coding sequence GTGAGCATTGAGTTCCGTATGGTGCTACTGCGGCGTGTTGTCTGGCTGGCGTTGCTATTCGGTGTCGGTGCCCCGGTTCAGGCCGCGGATTTGCTTGAAATCTATCACTTGGCGCAGGGAAACGATCCGACCTTCGAGGCGGCGCGTCACGGATACGAAGCGGCGCAGGAGAAATCCCCCCAGGCCAGAGCTGGCAATCTGCCTACGGTCAATCTGACCGGGGGGCGGAATTACACCGATGCGCAGGCTAGCTTCAATGGGTCGACGCCTTCAAGACAAGGTATCTACGCATGGACATGGACCTTGCAATTGACGCAACCCATTATGCGTCCGCAGAACATTCTTGCCTATTATGAATCCGAAGCGCAGGTCGATGCGGCTCAGGCAGAATTCTCACAGGCAGAGCAGGATATGATCCTGCGCGTGGCGCAGGCATATTTCGATGCGTTGGTGGCGCAGGAAACGGTTGCCACGGCTGAAGCGCAGCTGCAGGCCATGCAGGAGCAGGAAGTGGTAGCCGCGCGCGGCTTCGAATTGGGTACCGCCAGCATTACCGATTCGCATGAGGCCAAGTCGAAGGCGGAACAGGCGCGTGCGCAATTCATCGCGGCCAGGAACGATCTTGAAGCCAAACTCACCGAGATCGAAAAACTCACAGGCAAGCCTATCGACGTCCTGGCAGGGCTGAAACCAGCCGTGGTGATCCCGCAACCTGAACCGTCTGACATCGGTGCGTGGGTCGAACAGGCGAAGGACAACAACCCGACGGTACGGGCCCAGTTTGCTTCCTTGCGGGCCGCCGGATACGCGGTTACCAAGGCCAAGGCTGAGAATTTCTGGACGTTGGATTTCGTGGGTTCATATGGCGCGAACTATTCATCCGGCAGTGTGGCGATGCCGCTGGGCTATGAGTCGAGAGTCAAATCTGGTGTTGCCGGTATCCAGCTCTCGGTGCCGATCTTCGCCGGCGGGCTAAACAGTTCGCATACGAGGGAAGCGATCGCGAACCAAAGCAAGCTAAGCGCACAGTTGGAAGAAGCGCGCCGCAAAGCAGGTGCCGATGCAAAGCAGGCCTATGCCGGCATCATCAATGGCGTATCGCAGGCAGAGGCGCTTCAATCGGCAGTTGCGTCAGGCGAGAGTTCGGTTAAGGGCAATCAGGCAGGCTACAAACTTGGTTTGCGTATCAATAGCGATGTGCTCAATGCCCAGCAGCAATTGTTTGCCTCGAAGCGCGATTTGGCGAAAGCACGATCCGATACTTTGCTTGCCGGATTAAAGCTGAAAGCTGCGGCTGGGGTGCTTTCTGAAGCGGATGTGCAGGTGGTCAATATGCTGTTGAATCAGTGA
- a CDS encoding NADH-quinone oxidoreductase subunit A translates to MLENYFPVVLFIAIAFVMGVLPLALGKLLGPNRPDEKKLSPYECGFEAFEDARMKFDVRFYLVAILFILFDLEIAFLFPWAIVLKEIGTFGFVSMMIFLAILVVGFIYEWMKGALEWE, encoded by the coding sequence ATGTTGGAAAACTATTTTCCAGTTGTGCTTTTTATCGCCATCGCTTTTGTGATGGGCGTGCTGCCTTTGGCGTTGGGCAAGCTGCTTGGCCCCAACCGTCCGGACGAGAAAAAGCTTTCTCCCTATGAGTGTGGTTTCGAGGCGTTTGAGGATGCGCGCATGAAGTTCGACGTGCGCTTCTATCTCGTGGCCATCCTGTTCATCCTGTTCGATCTCGAAATCGCCTTCCTTTTCCCCTGGGCGATCGTGCTGAAAGAGATCGGCACCTTTGGTTTTGTTTCCATGATGATCTTTCTCGCCATCCTTGTGGTTGGCTTTATCTACGAATGGATGAAAGGAGCCTTGGAATGGGAATAG
- a CDS encoding NADH-quinone oxidoreductase subunit B family protein, whose translation MGIEGVLEKGFVTTTADTVINYVRTGSLWPMTFGLACCAVEMMHAALPRYDLDRFGAGAFRPSPRQSDVMIVAGTLCNKMAPALRKVYDQMAEPRWVISMGSCANGGGYYHYSYSVVRGCDRIVPVDIYVPGCPPTAEALLYGIIQLQNKIKRTNTIAR comes from the coding sequence ATGGGAATAGAAGGTGTGCTTGAAAAGGGCTTCGTCACCACCACTGCAGATACGGTAATCAATTATGTGCGTACCGGCTCGCTGTGGCCGATGACCTTTGGTCTGGCCTGTTGTGCCGTGGAGATGATGCATGCGGCCTTGCCGCGTTATGACCTGGATCGTTTCGGGGCGGGCGCCTTCCGCCCCAGTCCGCGCCAGTCGGACGTGATGATCGTGGCGGGTACGCTGTGCAACAAGATGGCGCCGGCCTTGCGCAAGGTGTACGACCAGATGGCCGAGCCGCGCTGGGTGATCTCCATGGGGTCGTGTGCGAACGGCGGCGGCTACTATCATTATTCCTATTCGGTGGTGCGCGGCTGTGACCGTATCGTGCCGGTGGATATCTATGTCCCCGGCTGCCCGCCGACCGCCGAAGCGCTGCTCTACGGCATCATCCAGTTGCAGAACAAGATCAAGCGAACCAATACCATTGCGCGTTAG
- a CDS encoding NADH-quinone oxidoreductase subunit C: protein MATDLNILSSNLKEAFSVKVVSLEERLGELTLVVRSSDMISVFTRLRDDADLRFEELVDVCGIDYSTYGSELCEDGKYLPEAPRAGPRFAAVYHLLSVTHNIRLRVRVFADDDEMPVLNSVSEIWPSANWYEREAFDLYGIIFVGHPDLRRILTDYGFVGNPFRKDFPLSGTVEMRYDAAQQRVVYEPVTVEPREITPRTMREENYGRS from the coding sequence ATGGCTACTGACCTGAACATACTGTCCTCGAATCTGAAAGAGGCATTCTCTGTCAAAGTGGTGAGTCTGGAAGAGCGTCTGGGCGAACTCACGCTGGTGGTCCGCTCCAGCGACATGATCAGCGTCTTCACCCGCTTGCGCGACGACGCCGACCTGCGCTTCGAAGAATTGGTCGACGTATGCGGCATCGACTATTCCACTTACGGCAGCGAACTTTGCGAAGACGGCAAGTATCTGCCCGAAGCGCCGCGCGCAGGTCCCCGATTCGCGGCCGTCTATCATTTGCTTTCGGTGACGCACAACATTCGCCTGCGCGTGCGCGTGTTCGCGGACGATGACGAGATGCCGGTGCTGAATTCGGTATCGGAGATCTGGCCTTCTGCAAACTGGTATGAGCGCGAGGCGTTCGACCTGTACGGCATCATCTTCGTTGGGCATCCTGACCTGCGCCGCATCCTGACCGACTATGGTTTCGTCGGCAATCCGTTCCGCAAGGACTTCCCCTTGTCCGGCACCGTCGAGATGCGCTACGACGCTGCGCAGCAGCGTGTGGTGTATGAGCCGGTGACGGTGGAGCCGCGCGAGATCACGCCGCGTACGATGCGCGAAGAGAACTACGGTCGCTCCTGA
- a CDS encoding NADH-quinone oxidoreductase subunit D, whose translation MAEIKNYTMNFGPQHPAAHGVLRLVLELDGEVVERADPHIGLLHRATEKLAEHKTFLQAVPYMDRLDYVSMMLNEHAYVMAIEKLAGIEVPIRAQYIRVLFDEITRILNHLLWLGASGIDLGAMTMFFYTFREREDLLDAYEAVSGARLHAAYYRPGGVYRDLPDSMPQYEASRIHNAAAVKRKNENRQGSLLDFLEDFTNRFPKYVDEYETLLTDNRIWKQRTVGIGVVSPERALAMGFTGPMLRGSGVVWDLRKKQPYEVYDRLDFDIPVGVEGDCYDRYLVRVEEMRQSNRIMKQCIDWLRKNPGPVMTDDLKFAPPKRESMKQNMEELIHHFKLFTEGFHVPAGEVYSAVEHAKGEFGIYLVSDGANKPYRMKIRAPGFAHLSGLDEMVRGHMIADVVAIIGTQDIVFGEIDR comes from the coding sequence ATGGCTGAGATTAAGAACTATACGATGAACTTCGGACCGCAGCATCCGGCGGCACACGGCGTGCTGCGTCTGGTGCTGGAGCTGGACGGCGAGGTGGTCGAGCGTGCCGACCCGCATATCGGTCTGTTGCACCGCGCGACGGAAAAGCTGGCCGAGCACAAGACTTTCCTGCAGGCCGTTCCCTACATGGATCGCCTGGACTATGTGTCCATGATGCTCAACGAGCATGCCTATGTGATGGCGATCGAAAAGCTGGCCGGCATCGAAGTGCCGATCCGCGCGCAATACATCCGCGTCCTTTTCGACGAGATCACGCGCATCCTGAACCACCTGTTGTGGCTCGGTGCCTCCGGCATCGACCTGGGTGCGATGACCATGTTCTTCTACACCTTCCGCGAGCGCGAAGACCTGCTGGATGCCTACGAGGCGGTTTCCGGTGCGCGCCTGCATGCCGCCTACTATCGTCCGGGCGGCGTGTATCGCGACCTGCCCGATTCCATGCCGCAGTACGAGGCAAGCAGGATCCACAATGCAGCTGCGGTGAAGCGGAAGAACGAGAATCGCCAGGGGTCGCTGCTCGACTTCCTGGAGGATTTCACCAACCGTTTCCCCAAATACGTGGACGAGTACGAGACGCTGCTGACCGACAACCGCATCTGGAAGCAGCGCACGGTGGGCATCGGCGTGGTGTCGCCGGAGCGCGCGCTGGCGATGGGCTTCACCGGGCCAATGCTGCGGGGTTCCGGCGTGGTGTGGGACCTGCGCAAGAAACAGCCGTATGAAGTCTATGACAGGCTGGATTTCGACATCCCCGTCGGCGTCGAGGGCGATTGCTACGACCGTTACCTGGTGCGCGTGGAAGAAATGCGCCAGTCCAACCGCATCATGAAACAGTGCATAGACTGGCTGCGCAAGAATCCGGGACCGGTGATGACCGACGACCTCAAGTTCGCGCCGCCGAAGCGCGAATCCATGAAGCAGAACATGGAAGAGCTGATCCACCACTTCAAGCTGTTCACGGAAGGTTTCCATGTGCCTGCCGGCGAAGTGTATTCCGCCGTCGAGCACGCCAAGGGCGAGTTCGGCATCTATCTGGTATCGGATGGCGCGAACAAGCCATATCGCATGAAAATTCGCGCACCGGGATTCGCGCACCTGTCCGGCCTGGACGAGATGGTGCGCGGGCACATGATCGCCGACGTGGTGGCGATCATCGGTACGCAGGACATCGTTTTCGGGGAGATAGACCGCTGA
- the nuoE gene encoding NADH-quinone oxidoreductase subunit NuoE has protein sequence MLSQQITALIDKELKKYPADQRQSAVMAALRFVQDEKGWIAPEDMADIAAYIGMPQMAVYEVATFYHMYQLKPMGKYTLTVCTNLSCQLCGSDDTLAHLNKRLGIGPGEVTADGRYGLREGECMGACVDAPMFTINNKKLCGRLTSEKIDQILAELDKQ, from the coding sequence ATGTTATCCCAACAGATCACCGCGCTCATCGACAAAGAGCTGAAGAAATACCCCGCCGACCAGCGCCAATCTGCCGTGATGGCGGCATTGCGCTTCGTGCAGGATGAAAAGGGCTGGATCGCGCCGGAAGACATGGCGGATATCGCCGCCTACATCGGCATGCCGCAGATGGCGGTTTACGAAGTGGCGACCTTCTACCACATGTACCAGCTCAAGCCGATGGGCAAATATACGTTGACCGTGTGCACCAACCTGTCGTGCCAGTTATGCGGTTCGGACGATACGCTGGCGCATCTCAACAAGCGGCTCGGTATCGGTCCGGGCGAAGTCACCGCAGATGGCAGGTACGGCCTGCGCGAAGGCGAGTGCATGGGCGCCTGCGTGGATGCGCCGATGTTCACCATCAACAATAAAAAACTGTGCGGTCGTTTGACCAGCGAGAAGATCGACCAGATTCTGGCGGAACTGGATAAGCAATGA
- the nuoF gene encoding NADH-quinone oxidoreductase subunit NuoF, protein MHFDQPWTLENYLKVGGYQALRKVLAEKLSPEAIISEVKASGLRGRGGAGFPTGLKWSFMPRNYQGDKYLVCNSDEGEPGTCKDRDILRYNPHLLIEGMAIAAYTMDVKTGYNYVHGEIFEAYERMEEACEEARKAGYLGKNIMGFDFEFDLHNHMGYGAYVCGEETALLESIEGKKGQPRFKPPFPASFGLYGKPTTINNTETFASIPYIIREGGQKFANLGVPNSGGVKLFSISGHVNKPGNFEVPLGTPFKKLLEMAGGVRHGHKLKAVIPGGSSMPVLPAEIMMGLNMDFDSIQKAGSYLGTGAIIVMDETTCMVKALERLSYFYFEESCGQCTPCREGTGWLYRIIHRIEHGQGKPEDLDLLLDLCGNIAGRTICALGDAAAWPVQGFLKHYRKEFEYHIEHKRCLV, encoded by the coding sequence ATGCATTTCGACCAGCCGTGGACGCTGGAGAATTACCTCAAGGTGGGCGGCTATCAGGCGCTGCGCAAGGTGTTGGCCGAGAAGTTGTCGCCGGAAGCGATCATTTCCGAGGTGAAGGCGTCCGGTCTGCGCGGCCGCGGCGGTGCGGGTTTCCCCACCGGCCTGAAATGGAGCTTCATGCCGCGCAACTACCAGGGCGACAAGTACCTGGTGTGCAATTCGGACGAAGGCGAGCCGGGCACCTGCAAGGACCGCGATATCCTGCGCTACAACCCGCACCTGCTGATCGAAGGCATGGCCATCGCGGCGTACACCATGGACGTGAAGACCGGCTACAACTATGTGCACGGCGAGATCTTCGAAGCCTACGAGCGCATGGAGGAAGCGTGCGAAGAGGCGCGCAAGGCCGGCTATCTGGGCAAGAACATCATGGGCTTCGATTTTGAATTCGACTTGCACAACCACATGGGCTATGGCGCCTATGTGTGCGGCGAAGAGACCGCATTGCTCGAATCCATCGAAGGCAAGAAGGGGCAGCCGCGCTTCAAGCCGCCGTTCCCCGCCAGCTTCGGCCTGTATGGCAAGCCGACCACCATCAACAATACCGAGACATTCGCCAGCATCCCCTACATCATCCGTGAAGGCGGGCAGAAGTTCGCCAATCTGGGGGTGCCCAACAGCGGCGGCGTGAAGCTCTTTTCCATCTCCGGCCATGTCAACAAACCCGGCAACTTCGAGGTGCCGCTGGGCACGCCATTCAAGAAGCTGCTGGAGATGGCGGGCGGTGTCCGTCACGGGCACAAGCTGAAGGCGGTGATTCCCGGCGGTTCCTCCATGCCGGTGCTGCCTGCCGAGATCATGATGGGCCTTAACATGGATTTCGACTCGATCCAGAAGGCCGGTTCCTATCTGGGCACCGGGGCCATCATCGTGATGGACGAGACGACCTGCATGGTCAAGGCGCTGGAGCGCCTGTCCTATTTCTACTTCGAGGAATCTTGCGGCCAGTGCACGCCCTGCCGCGAAGGCACGGGCTGGCTGTATCGCATCATCCACCGCATCGAACATGGCCAGGGCAAGCCGGAAGACCTGGACCTGCTGCTCGACCTGTGCGGCAACATCGCTGGACGCACCATCTGCGCTCTGGGGGATGCGGCGGCGTGGCCGGTGCAGGGTTTCCTCAAGCACTATCGCAAGGAATTCGAATATCACATCGAGCACAAACGTTGCCTGGTGTGA
- the nuoG gene encoding NADH-quinone oxidoreductase subunit NuoG: MINIEIDGKQIQTQNGATVIEAAHQAGITIPHFCYHKKLSIAANCRMCLVQVEKAPKPLPACATPVAEGMKVFTHSEQAVKAQQGVMEFLLINHPLDCPICDQGGECMLQDMSVGYGAGHSRYHEEKRVVLSKDIGPLVSAEEMSRCINCTRCVRFGQEIAGQMELGQAFRGEHAEIMSFVSGTVNSELSGNMIDLCPVGALTSKPFRYKARSWELSRRRSVSAHDGLGSSLAVQTKNNRVLRVLPIENEDINECWLSDKDRFAYEGLNAADRLTSPMIKQDGQWQEVEWQVALEYAANGLRHIANGAGGEQIGALATANSTLEELYLLQKLMRGIGSENVDFRLRQSDFSADGKQQGAPWLGMSIADIGRADRFLIVGSFLRKDHPLLAARIRQAVKKGAQVNILHSTDDDLLMKVTNKAIVAPNALVENLTQVSKALAAEKQGAQNASGEAAAIARSIASGERVAVLLGNFAQQHPQAAQLQALAQQIAALSNGKFGFLGEAANSVGGYLAQAVPKAKGLNAAAMLASPRKAYVLLNVEAELDCANPQQAVAAMQAADMVIAMSAYKHRATEYADVLLPIAPFTETSGTFVSTEGRVQSFKGAVKPLGEARPAWKVLRVLGNLLQVEGFGQDTSEAVRDEALHGVDVATRLNNAVGGVEASAAQAASGLQRVSDVPIYATDAVVRRSAPLQATADAAQPQVRLHGEELKKLGVPSGAMVNVSQGQGKVQLVAVADDSLPKGVVRVAAGHAATAALGAMFGTISVERA, translated from the coding sequence ATGATCAATATCGAGATTGACGGCAAGCAGATACAGACTCAAAACGGCGCGACCGTGATCGAGGCTGCACATCAGGCGGGTATCACCATCCCGCATTTCTGCTATCACAAGAAGCTTTCCATCGCTGCCAACTGCCGCATGTGCCTGGTGCAGGTTGAGAAGGCGCCCAAGCCGCTGCCGGCTTGCGCCACGCCGGTGGCGGAAGGCATGAAGGTGTTCACCCATTCCGAACAGGCGGTGAAGGCGCAACAGGGCGTGATGGAATTCCTGCTGATCAACCACCCGCTGGATTGCCCGATCTGCGACCAGGGCGGCGAGTGCATGCTGCAGGATATGTCGGTCGGTTACGGTGCCGGACATTCGCGCTATCACGAAGAGAAGCGCGTGGTATTGAGCAAGGACATTGGCCCGCTGGTGTCGGCGGAAGAGATGAGCCGCTGCATCAACTGTACCCGCTGCGTGCGCTTCGGCCAGGAGATCGCCGGACAAATGGAACTGGGGCAGGCGTTCCGCGGCGAGCATGCGGAGATCATGTCCTTTGTCTCCGGCACGGTGAATTCCGAACTCTCCGGCAACATGATCGACCTGTGCCCGGTCGGCGCGTTGACCAGCAAGCCGTTCCGCTACAAGGCGCGTTCCTGGGAATTGTCGCGCCGCCGCTCGGTCAGCGCGCACGATGGTCTCGGCTCCAGCCTCGCGGTGCAGACCAAGAACAACCGCGTGCTGCGCGTGTTGCCGATCGAGAACGAGGATATCAACGAATGCTGGCTGTCCGACAAGGACCGCTTTGCCTATGAAGGCCTGAATGCTGCAGACCGCCTGACCAGTCCGATGATCAAGCAGGACGGCCAATGGCAGGAAGTGGAATGGCAGGTCGCGCTGGAGTATGCGGCCAATGGCCTGCGCCACATCGCCAACGGTGCCGGCGGCGAGCAGATCGGCGCCCTGGCGACGGCGAACTCCACCCTGGAAGAGCTTTACCTGCTGCAGAAACTGATGCGCGGCATCGGCAGCGAGAATGTCGACTTCCGCCTGCGCCAGTCCGACTTCAGCGCCGACGGCAAACAGCAGGGCGCCCCCTGGCTGGGCATGTCCATTGCCGATATCGGCCGCGCCGATCGTTTCCTCATCGTCGGCAGCTTCCTGCGCAAGGATCACCCGCTGCTGGCGGCACGTATCCGCCAGGCAGTGAAGAAGGGCGCCCAGGTCAACATTCTTCATTCCACCGATGACGACTTGCTGATGAAGGTGACGAACAAGGCCATCGTTGCGCCGAATGCGCTGGTGGAAAACCTGACGCAAGTGTCGAAGGCGCTGGCAGCAGAAAAACAGGGCGCGCAGAACGCCAGCGGAGAAGCCGCCGCCATCGCCCGGAGTATCGCCAGTGGCGAACGGGTTGCGGTGCTGCTCGGCAATTTCGCCCAGCAACATCCGCAAGCGGCGCAACTGCAGGCGCTGGCACAGCAGATCGCCGCGTTGAGCAACGGCAAGTTCGGATTCCTCGGCGAGGCGGCAAACAGCGTCGGCGGCTATCTGGCCCAGGCCGTGCCCAAGGCAAAGGGCCTGAATGCCGCCGCCATGCTGGCAAGCCCGCGCAAAGCCTATGTGCTGTTGAACGTCGAAGCGGAACTGGACTGTGCCAATCCGCAGCAGGCTGTCGCTGCGATGCAGGCGGCGGACATGGTGATCGCGATGAGCGCGTACAAGCACCGGGCGACGGAATATGCCGATGTGCTGCTGCCGATCGCGCCGTTCACCGAGACTTCCGGTACTTTCGTCAGTACGGAAGGGCGGGTGCAAAGCTTCAAGGGAGCGGTCAAGCCGCTGGGCGAAGCACGCCCGGCGTGGAAGGTGCTGCGCGTGCTGGGCAATCTTTTGCAGGTGGAAGGTTTCGGCCAGGACACCTCGGAAGCGGTGCGCGACGAGGCGCTTCATGGCGTGGATGTGGCAACCCGCCTGAACAATGCAGTCGGCGGGGTGGAAGCCAGCGCGGCGCAGGCTGCAAGCGGCCTGCAGCGCGTGAGCGATGTGCCGATCTACGCGACGGATGCCGTGGTGCGCCGTTCCGCGCCGTTGCAGGCGACGGCCGATGCCGCGCAGCCGCAGGTACGGCTGCATGGCGAGGAATTGAAGAAGCTGGGCGTGCCGTCCGGTGCCATGGTGAACGTCAGCCAGGGGCAGGGCAAAGTGCAGCTGGTCGCAGTTGCCGACGATAGCTTGCCCAAAGGGGTGGTGCGCGTGGCGGCCGGCCATGCTGCAACTGCGGCGCTGGGCGCCATGTTTGGAACGATTTCAGTGGAGCGCGCATGA
- the nuoH gene encoding NADH-quinone oxidoreductase subunit NuoH: MMEAQALHLIQWLLSQVGLWDVLRGFIEPIWPVAWIVVKILVIILPIMGAVAYLTLAERKVLGFMQVRPGPNRVGYWGLLQPIADGVKLLFKEIIIPTGANKFLFVAAPVLALVPALAAWAVVPFDDGMILANVNAGLLYLLAMTSLGVYGIIIAGWASNSKYAFLGALRSAAQIVSYELAMGFALVCVLLAAQSMNLGDIVRGQQGSYGMFGWYWIPLFPMFVVYFIAGVAETNRAPFDLAEGESEIVAGFHVEYSGMGFALFFLAEYANMILIAALTSVMFLGGWLNPFHGWPLLGELTDHIPGLLWMLGKMSVMLFIFLWFRATFPRYRYDQLMRLGWKVFIPLTLVWVVVVAAWMQTPWWLW, translated from the coding sequence ATGATGGAAGCCCAGGCCCTGCATTTAATACAATGGCTTTTGAGCCAGGTCGGACTCTGGGATGTGCTGCGCGGATTCATCGAGCCGATCTGGCCGGTGGCCTGGATCGTGGTCAAGATCCTGGTAATCATCCTCCCCATCATGGGCGCGGTGGCCTACCTGACCCTGGCCGAGCGCAAGGTGCTGGGCTTCATGCAGGTGCGCCCGGGCCCCAACCGCGTCGGCTACTGGGGGCTGCTGCAGCCGATCGCGGATGGCGTCAAGCTGTTGTTCAAGGAAATCATCATCCCGACCGGAGCCAACAAGTTCCTGTTCGTCGCTGCGCCGGTCCTGGCGCTGGTGCCCGCACTGGCGGCATGGGCTGTGGTGCCGTTCGACGATGGCATGATCCTGGCGAACGTGAATGCCGGATTGCTGTATCTGCTGGCCATGACTTCGCTCGGCGTGTACGGCATCATCATCGCGGGCTGGGCTTCCAACTCCAAATATGCCTTCCTCGGGGCTTTGCGTTCTGCCGCGCAGATCGTGTCGTATGAACTGGCCATGGGCTTCGCACTGGTGTGCGTGCTGCTGGCGGCGCAGAGCATGAACCTGGGCGACATCGTGCGCGGTCAGCAGGGTTCCTATGGCATGTTCGGCTGGTACTGGATACCGCTATTCCCGATGTTCGTGGTGTATTTCATCGCCGGCGTGGCCGAAACCAACCGCGCTCCGTTCGACCTGGCAGAAGGCGAGTCGGAGATCGTGGCCGGCTTCCATGTGGAATATTCCGGCATGGGTTTCGCGCTGTTCTTCCTGGCGGAATACGCCAACATGATCCTGATCGCCGCGCTGACCTCGGTCATGTTCCTCGGCGGCTGGCTCAATCCTTTCCATGGCTGGCCGTTGCTGGGTGAATTGACGGACCATATTCCAGGCTTGCTCTGGATGCTGGGCAAGATGTCGGTCATGCTGTTCATATTCCTGTGGTTCCGCGCGACTTTCCCGCGTTACCGCTACGACCAGTTGATGCGCCTGGGCTGGAAGGTGTTCATTCCGCTCACCCTGGTCTGGGTGGTGGTGGTCGCCGCGTGGATGCAAACGCCCTGGTGGCTTTGGTAA
- the nuoI gene encoding NADH-quinone oxidoreductase subunit NuoI codes for MKNLIAFFKSFLLLELLKGMSVTGRYFFARHITVEYPDEKTPQSFRFRGLHAQRRYPNGEERCIGCKLCEAVCPALAIKIEVAEREDGTRRTTQYDIDLTKCIFCGFCEESCPVDAIVETRVFEYHGEKRGDLYYTKPMLLAMGEKYEEQIALDRAADAKYR; via the coding sequence ATGAAAAACCTCATCGCTTTCTTTAAGAGTTTCCTGCTGCTTGAATTGCTCAAGGGCATGTCGGTGACCGGACGCTATTTCTTCGCGCGTCACATCACCGTCGAGTATCCGGATGAAAAGACGCCGCAGAGTTTCCGCTTCCGCGGCCTGCACGCGCAACGCCGCTACCCGAACGGGGAGGAGCGTTGCATCGGCTGCAAACTGTGCGAAGCGGTATGCCCTGCATTGGCGATCAAGATCGAAGTGGCCGAGCGCGAGGACGGCACGCGCCGTACCACGCAGTACGATATCGACCTGACCAAATGCATCTTCTGCGGTTTCTGCGAGGAATCGTGCCCGGTCGACGCCATCGTCGAAACCCGGGTGTTCGAATACCACGGCGAGAAGCGCGGCGACCTCTATTACACCAAGCCCATGCTGCTGGCGATGGGGGAGAAGTACGAAGAGCAGATCGCTTTGGATCGAGCTGCCGATGCCAAGTATCGGTAA
- a CDS encoding NADH-quinone oxidoreductase subunit J: MNLETILFYFFATVTVLAALRVITARNPLHAVLFLVLAFVSSAGIWLLLEAEFLAIALVLVYVGAVMVLFLFVVMMLDINIERLREGFWRWLPMGLLLAALIGVQMVWVLGARDISSGMAPVKHAADYSNTKELGRLIYTDYVYPFELAAVLLLVAMVAAIALTLRKRRDAKRQDIGKQLKVRREDRVRIVAVPSVRKAETAQDGVAVPNGHTAD; encoded by the coding sequence ATGAATCTTGAAACGATATTGTTCTATTTTTTCGCCACCGTGACCGTGCTGGCGGCCTTGCGCGTCATCACTGCACGCAACCCCCTGCATGCGGTGCTGTTCCTGGTGCTGGCCTTCGTCAGCAGTGCGGGCATCTGGCTGCTGCTGGAAGCGGAATTCCTCGCCATCGCCCTGGTGCTGGTATATGTGGGCGCGGTGATGGTGTTGTTCCTGTTTGTGGTGATGATGCTGGACATCAACATCGAGCGCCTGCGTGAAGGTTTCTGGCGCTGGCTGCCCATGGGATTGTTGCTGGCCGCATTGATCGGGGTGCAAATGGTCTGGGTACTGGGGGCCAGGGATATCTCCTCCGGAATGGCGCCGGTCAAGCACGCCGCCGACTACAGCAACACCAAGGAGCTGGGCCGCCTGATCTACACCGATTACGTCTATCCGTTCGAATTGGCGGCGGTGCTGTTGCTGGTGGCGATGGTCGCAGCGATCGCGCTGACGTTGCGCAAACGCCGCGATGCCAAACGGCAGGACATCGGCAAGCAGCTCAAGGTCAGACGGGAAGACCGCGTGCGCATCGTTGCCGTTCCGTCCGTGCGCAAGGCCGAAACGGCACAGGATGGCGTTGCCGTGCCGAATGGCCATACTGCGGATTAA